One part of the Candidatus Saccharimonadales bacterium genome encodes these proteins:
- the rplJ gene encoding 50S ribosomal protein L10 → MAISRQTKETQVAELAELLASAKLTAFAAYQGLSVKELQTLRRSAREAGVTIKVVKNRLVRIALSQTENLKNVEAGALKGQLLYAVSSEDEVAPAQVLAKFAKDHEALQLLGGIDATGVVLDQADVKALADLPSKDQLRGMLVGTLAAPLSGFVNVLAGNVRGVLNVLNARAEALEN, encoded by the coding sequence ATGGCGATTTCACGTCAGACAAAAGAAACTCAGGTAGCTGAACTTGCTGAACTTTTAGCTAGCGCTAAACTTACAGCTTTTGCAGCTTACCAGGGTCTTTCTGTAAAAGAACTCCAAACTCTGCGTCGCTCGGCTCGCGAAGCTGGCGTTACAATTAAAGTTGTTAAAAACCGACTTGTGCGCATCGCTCTTAGCCAAACCGAGAACCTAAAAAACGTTGAAGCAGGCGCCCTAAAAGGTCAATTGCTTTACGCCGTAAGCAGCGAAGACGAAGTTGCACCCGCACAGGTGTTAGCTAAATTTGCTAAAGACCACGAAGCCCTACAACTGTTAGGCGGTATCGATGCCACTGGTGTCGTACTCGACCAAGCAGACGTAAAGGCTTTGGCGGATCTTCCGAGCAAAGATCAACTTCGCGGAATGCTTGTTGGCACATTGGCCGCACCACTCAGTGGTTTCGTCAATGTTTTGGCCGGCAACGTTCGTGGCGTGCTAAACGTTTTGAACGCTCGCGCAGAAGCTTTGGAAAATTAA
- the rplL gene encoding 50S ribosomal protein L7/L12, producing the protein MADENKVVEVPKEFEKLVAELDKMSALEISKFVKFLEEYWGVSAAAPAVAMAMPVAGEAAAAADEKTEFTVTLKDAGAQKVAVIKAVKELTGQGLGEAKGLVDGAPSVIKDKVSKDEADAAKKALEEAGATVEVA; encoded by the coding sequence ATGGCAGATGAAAACAAAGTGGTAGAAGTACCAAAAGAATTCGAAAAACTAGTTGCTGAACTAGACAAAATGAGCGCACTAGAAATTAGCAAATTTGTTAAATTCCTAGAAGAATACTGGGGTGTTAGCGCAGCTGCTCCAGCAGTAGCTATGGCTATGCCAGTTGCTGGCGAAGCTGCTGCCGCTGCAGACGAAAAAACCGAGTTCACTGTAACTCTTAAAGATGCAGGCGCACAAAAAGTTGCTGTAATCAAAGCTGTTAAAGAACTAACAGGTCAAGGTTTAGGCGAAGCTAAAGGTCTAGTTGACGGCGCTCCAAGCGTTATCAAAGACAAAGTTAGCAAAGACGAAGCTGACGCAGCTAAAAAAGCTCTAGAAGAAGCTGGTGCTACTGTAGAAGTAGCCTAA
- a CDS encoding deaminase, translating to MKQTSGTLGINMPYIPDGREIIYLEHNEYLEMAKDFALKNSKDDSLKNASVIVRDGVVLGIGANGSDYHKFNECMRRKLNIPTGEGYELCEGCHPKNHGEPQAIKNAIENGNNLAGADLYLWGHWWCCEPCWNEMIAAGIKNVYLLKDSHVFFNREDPNNILGK from the coding sequence ATGAAACAAACTAGTGGCACGCTTGGCATAAATATGCCCTATATTCCCGATGGTCGAGAAATTATTTATCTGGAACATAACGAATATTTAGAAATGGCTAAAGATTTTGCCTTAAAAAATAGCAAAGACGACAGCTTAAAAAATGCCAGCGTCATAGTCAGGGATGGTGTGGTTTTGGGGATTGGAGCCAACGGATCGGATTATCATAAATTTAACGAGTGTATGCGCCGAAAACTCAACATCCCGACAGGCGAAGGTTACGAGCTTTGCGAAGGGTGTCATCCTAAAAATCACGGAGAACCGCAGGCAATAAAAAATGCTATAGAAAACGGAAATAATTTAGCTGGTGCAGATTTATATTTATGGGGCCATTGGTGGTGCTGCGAACCTTGCTGGAATGAAATGATTGCGGCTGGAATCAAAAACGTTTATCTTTTAAAGGACAGTCACGTATTTTTTAATAGAGAAGATCCTAATAACATTCTGGGGAAATAA
- the tmk gene encoding dTMP kinase, giving the protein MAGKFIVIDGTDGSGKGTQFELLKERMVKEGLDLETVDFPRYDEPSSYFVTRYLNGAYGSKEDVAAKEASLFYALDRYEAKAGIKEALSVGKTVLANRFTSSNMGLQGAKIKDASERIKLFEWLDELEHEILKIPRPDCVIVLDVPGAVAQANVDKKQERTYTKKKRDIHEADATYLHTANETYKQLCELYPKQFVKIDCMRNDTQMRSESEIHNLIWQVYQQKTA; this is encoded by the coding sequence ATGGCAGGAAAATTTATCGTAATTGACGGCACAGACGGATCAGGCAAGGGTACACAGTTTGAGCTTTTGAAAGAGCGCATGGTAAAAGAAGGTTTGGACTTGGAAACTGTAGATTTTCCGCGTTATGACGAACCATCTTCTTATTTTGTGACTAGGTATTTAAACGGAGCATACGGCAGCAAAGAAGACGTAGCTGCTAAAGAGGCTTCTCTTTTTTATGCGCTTGATCGCTACGAAGCCAAGGCAGGAATCAAAGAGGCGCTTAGTGTGGGCAAAACTGTTTTAGCGAATCGTTTTACCAGCTCAAACATGGGCTTGCAGGGCGCAAAAATAAAAGACGCTAGTGAGCGCATTAAGCTTTTTGAATGGCTCGACGAGCTTGAGCACGAGATTTTAAAAATTCCGCGCCCCGATTGCGTAATTGTTCTAGATGTACCTGGTGCCGTTGCCCAAGCAAACGTAGACAAAAAACAAGAACGCACATACACAAAAAAGAAACGCGACATTCACGAAGCAGATGCCACCTATCTACATACCGCAAACGAAACGTACAAACAACTTTGCGAACTTTATCCAAAACAATTTGTAAAAATTGACTGCATGAGGAACGACACGCAAATGAGATCTGAGAGCGAAATTCACAACTTGATTTGGCAAGTCTACCAACAAAAAACCGCCTAA